In Niallia sp. FSL W8-0635, one genomic interval encodes:
- a CDS encoding IclR family transcriptional regulator: MVQSIDRAMQIIHLFIENPKKDNWPISQIADEVGLPLSTTHRLISSLVKYELVAQVELTKNYMLGPKWMEIGLKQLESMDLRMIARPILERLTKEVKETSFLSIPNHYYSLGIDRVDSPHKVRVVEELGERIPMPIGAPNKVMLAFMEEKKAIEIVTELVKEEKKRDNILSQLPLIREMGYAASYAEMTEGTASFAAPILGFGGELVGALSIGTITYETTEERAVYLLEKVKEYAQLLSNAVRGV; encoded by the coding sequence ATGGTTCAATCAATTGATAGAGCAATGCAAATTATCCATTTATTTATCGAAAACCCTAAAAAGGATAATTGGCCAATTTCGCAAATTGCGGATGAAGTAGGCTTACCACTAAGTACAACACATCGATTAATTAGCTCTTTAGTTAAGTATGAGTTAGTTGCACAAGTTGAATTGACAAAAAACTACATGCTAGGACCGAAATGGATGGAAATTGGGTTAAAGCAACTGGAAAGTATGGACTTGAGAATGATAGCGAGACCGATTTTAGAAAGACTCACCAAAGAAGTAAAGGAAACCTCTTTTTTAAGTATTCCCAATCATTATTATTCATTAGGAATTGATCGAGTAGATAGTCCTCATAAGGTAAGGGTTGTAGAAGAATTAGGTGAGAGAATTCCTATGCCAATTGGCGCGCCTAATAAAGTAATGCTTGCCTTCATGGAAGAGAAAAAGGCGATAGAAATTGTGACAGAATTAGTGAAAGAAGAGAAAAAGAGAGACAATATTTTATCGCAATTACCATTAATTAGGGAAATGGGTTATGCAGCTAGCTATGCAGAAATGACAGAAGGTACAGCTTCCTTTGCAGCTCCTATATTAGGGTTTGGAGGAGAACTAGTTGGGGCTTTGAGTATAGGAACGATTACATATGAAACGACAGAAGAACGTGCAGTATATTTACTGGAAAAAGTGAAAGAATACGCACAGCTTTTATCCAACGCAGTTAGAGGAGTGTAA
- a CDS encoding ABC transporter permease — MWRYVGKRSITGVLVILVAICLNFTLIQLAPGDPISILSGQDSPSPEMVETLKEKYGLNEPIIVQFFMYVSKLFQGDMGESILTGKPVMEMIGERIGPTLMLALTTAVLSLIIGTLLGIYCARHVGSKLDNTVSGISYIFDSMPSFWLGMMFILIFASTFGIFPTSGMTDLRADYSGIAYVMDVLKHMFLPAITLTLITTPYFFRIARSSVIQTMSEDFITTLKATGMKESKIFRKYVFKNSVLPTITVFGITLAYIITGVAIIEIVFSWPGMGSFMLNAISRRDYPLLMGIYLILSISVATTMIIIDVLYAFIDPRIRYE; from the coding sequence ATGTGGCGTTATGTAGGTAAGCGATCAATTACTGGAGTATTGGTCATTTTAGTAGCGATTTGTCTAAACTTCACGTTAATTCAATTGGCACCAGGAGACCCGATAAGTATCCTTTCTGGGCAGGATAGCCCCTCACCCGAAATGGTGGAAACGCTGAAGGAGAAATATGGGTTAAATGAGCCGATAATCGTCCAATTTTTTATGTATGTAAGTAAATTATTTCAGGGGGATATGGGAGAATCCATTTTAACTGGAAAACCAGTGATGGAAATGATTGGCGAAAGAATAGGACCGACATTAATGCTCGCTTTAACAACTGCCGTTCTTTCCTTAATTATTGGGACCTTATTAGGAATTTATTGTGCTAGGCATGTTGGGTCAAAGTTGGATAATACGGTTTCGGGAATTTCCTATATTTTTGATTCTATGCCTAGTTTTTGGCTTGGAATGATGTTCATTCTTATATTTGCCTCCACATTTGGTATCTTTCCTACATCGGGAATGACAGATTTGCGAGCAGATTATTCAGGTATTGCCTATGTAATGGATGTTTTGAAGCATATGTTTTTGCCAGCGATAACATTAACATTGATTACGACCCCTTATTTTTTCAGAATTGCACGGTCGTCTGTCATTCAAACAATGTCAGAGGATTTCATTACAACGTTGAAAGCAACGGGAATGAAAGAAAGCAAGATCTTTAGAAAATATGTTTTTAAGAATTCAGTTTTACCGACTATAACAGTGTTCGGTATTACACTTGCTTATATTATTACGGGCGTAGCCATTATTGAAATTGTATTTTCATGGCCAGGAATGGGGAGTTTTATGCTAAATGCTATTTCTCGACGAGATTATCCGCTATTAATGGGAATCTATTTAATCCTATCCATTTCGGTAGCAACTACCATGATAATTATTGATGTTCTATATGCCTTCATTGATCCAAGAATAAGATATGAGTAG
- a CDS encoding ABC transporter ATP-binding protein, translating to MGALEEQKDWLKEYAKEEEVVSVKDLTITYETKGKKVEAVKGVSFHINAQDSLGIVGESGSGKSTLAMAILQLLPKKITTVTGEVHFNGKNLLALSEDKMQPMRWKDLSVVFQKSMNALSPVHKIGNQLVDIYRIHQPKVKKKEAKERIITLLDKVNLSPKVFNSYPHELSGGMMQRVSIALSLMHQPKLLILDEATTALDQVTQRQILEEIKSVEKEMNLTRLMITHDMSVVATSCNKVAVMYAGRIVEFGLVSNVLANPQHPYTKGLLKSIPSFKGEKENIRGIPGSIPDLSKEVSGCIFKDRCEFAMDICGQIVPGEINVESDHRVACHLIGGADYAS from the coding sequence ATGGGGGCATTAGAAGAACAAAAGGATTGGCTGAAAGAGTATGCAAAAGAAGAAGAAGTAGTATCAGTCAAAGATTTGACTATCACCTATGAAACTAAGGGGAAGAAAGTGGAAGCAGTTAAAGGTGTTTCATTTCATATTAATGCACAAGATTCTCTCGGCATTGTTGGAGAATCAGGATCAGGAAAGTCCACATTGGCAATGGCTATTTTACAATTATTGCCGAAGAAAATCACCACTGTTACAGGGGAAGTACATTTTAATGGAAAGAACTTGTTAGCATTATCTGAAGATAAAATGCAGCCGATGCGGTGGAAGGATTTATCGGTCGTGTTTCAGAAATCAATGAACGCACTTAGCCCTGTTCATAAAATTGGGAATCAATTAGTTGACATTTACCGCATTCACCAACCAAAGGTGAAGAAAAAAGAAGCAAAAGAACGCATAATTACATTACTGGATAAAGTGAATCTCTCTCCTAAAGTTTTTAACTCCTATCCTCATGAACTATCTGGCGGTATGATGCAAAGAGTATCGATAGCATTAAGTTTGATGCATCAGCCAAAACTTCTTATTTTAGATGAAGCAACAACCGCGCTTGATCAAGTCACACAAAGACAAATATTAGAAGAAATTAAAAGTGTTGAAAAAGAAATGAATCTAACCCGATTGATGATTACCCATGATATGTCAGTAGTTGCGACTTCATGTAATAAGGTTGCTGTGATGTATGCGGGTAGGATTGTAGAGTTTGGTCTGGTCTCCAATGTTCTTGCAAACCCGCAGCATCCGTATACAAAAGGATTATTAAAATCAATTCCTTCTTTTAAAGGAGAAAAAGAAAATATAAGAGGAATTCCTGGATCGATACCTGATTTAAGTAAAGAGGTTTCTGGTTGTATTTTTAAAGATCGTTGTGAATTTGCCATGGATATCTGTGGACAGATAGTTCCAGGGGAGATTAATGTGGAGAGCGATCATCGTGTCGCATGCCACCTTATAGGAGGTGCAGATTATGCAAGCTGA
- a CDS encoding ABC transporter ATP-binding protein → MQAEVAKEVLRVSDVIKHYKERKAFKHTKIKSVDGVSFTLNKGEILGIIGESGCGKSTLGKVLVKLEDATSGDIQINGTSVEALFKQNELQFRRTVQMIFQNPFDTFDPRYSIAKILTNVMKLHKIGANEEERMEISKQRLEEAGLKPAEDFLHRYPHELSGGQLQRISILRSMLLNPSFIVADEPVSMLDVSIRADIINMLKKICDNHQTAMVFISHDITTTRYISDRIAVMYLGRIVETGATDEVLHNPKHPYTQALISNSSYIEEEEVIQLNGEPPTPNHNHSGCYFYQRCYKRKSSCQNGYPETIDLGDGHLVSCPHG, encoded by the coding sequence ATGCAAGCTGAAGTTGCGAAGGAGGTTCTTCGTGTTTCTGATGTTATCAAGCATTATAAAGAACGAAAAGCATTTAAACATACGAAAATTAAATCAGTGGATGGTGTAAGCTTTACTTTAAATAAAGGGGAAATACTTGGGATAATCGGAGAAAGTGGATGCGGTAAATCTACTTTAGGAAAGGTACTTGTGAAATTGGAGGATGCAACATCGGGAGATATCCAAATTAATGGAACATCCGTTGAAGCACTATTTAAACAAAATGAGCTTCAGTTTCGTCGTACGGTTCAAATGATTTTTCAAAATCCTTTTGATACCTTTGATCCCCGCTATTCAATAGCGAAAATTTTAACGAATGTTATGAAACTGCATAAGATTGGTGCAAATGAGGAAGAAAGAATGGAGATAAGCAAACAAAGGCTTGAAGAAGCTGGCTTAAAGCCGGCAGAAGACTTTTTGCATCGTTATCCCCATGAATTATCTGGTGGGCAATTGCAGCGTATCTCGATTCTTCGCTCGATGCTGTTGAATCCCTCCTTTATTGTTGCAGATGAGCCTGTATCAATGCTAGATGTATCGATTCGCGCTGATATTATCAATATGTTGAAAAAGATATGTGACAACCACCAAACAGCAATGGTTTTTATTAGCCATGATATCACTACTACTCGTTATATTTCAGATCGAATTGCAGTCATGTACCTTGGGAGAATTGTGGAGACTGGAGCAACCGATGAAGTTCTTCATAATCCCAAGCATCCGTATACACAGGCTTTGATTTCGAATTCAAGTTACATAGAGGAAGAAGAAGTCATCCAGTTAAACGGAGAACCACCAACTCCAAATCATAATCATTCAGGCTGTTATTTTTATCAAAGATGCTATAAACGAAAAAGTTCCTGTCAGAACGGTTATCCTGAAACGATTGATTTAGGTGACGGACATCTTGTTAGCTGTCCTCATGGATAA
- a CDS encoding DUF3231 family protein, translating into MKNHEKTQKKTLNAAEVSALWLQYLGDSMAVCVYKYFLKIVQNQDIKSLVAYSLRLAESHLMKITDIFTKANFKLPKGFTEEDVNLNAPRLFSDSFILFYSRMMTMHGISAYTLAITNAEREDIQNYFFECTVTSKELYQRTLKLAKTQPEFSSVPTIPSPHEVEFVETAGFISSLIGDKRPLNMSEISNLHFNSKKTGFVRSLSLAFSQVAEKEEVRNFMKKNVKLAGKDAESFDEILQKDNLPIPKRWDAEITDSTISPFSDKLMMFHAALLVNAALSYYGAAIGSSLRTDIILNYKSVFNHAMQAGAFCYKLLVKYGWMEKQPEAIDRKGLAGK; encoded by the coding sequence TTGAAGAATCATGAGAAAACACAGAAGAAAACCTTAAACGCTGCCGAGGTATCTGCGCTCTGGCTTCAATATCTAGGAGATAGCATGGCCGTATGTGTGTATAAATACTTTCTAAAAATAGTACAAAATCAAGATATCAAGTCTCTAGTAGCCTATTCGTTACGTTTAGCAGAAAGTCATCTTATGAAAATTACAGATATCTTTACAAAGGCAAACTTTAAACTTCCAAAAGGATTTACAGAGGAAGATGTTAATCTTAATGCCCCACGTCTATTTTCAGATTCCTTTATACTTTTTTACTCAAGAATGATGACAATGCATGGTATTTCTGCCTATACATTAGCTATTACAAATGCCGAACGCGAAGACATACAAAACTATTTTTTTGAATGTACGGTGACATCGAAGGAGCTATATCAAAGGACTCTTAAGTTAGCAAAGACACAGCCGGAGTTCTCTAGTGTTCCAACCATTCCTTCTCCACATGAAGTTGAATTTGTTGAAACAGCTGGCTTTATTTCTAGTTTAATCGGAGACAAAAGACCACTTAATATGTCTGAAATAAGCAATCTTCACTTCAATTCAAAGAAAACAGGCTTTGTTCGATCTTTAAGTCTTGCCTTTAGTCAAGTTGCGGAGAAAGAAGAAGTAAGAAACTTCATGAAAAAAAATGTGAAATTAGCTGGAAAAGACGCAGAGAGCTTTGATGAAATACTTCAAAAAGATAATTTACCGATTCCCAAAAGATGGGATGCAGAAATTACCGATTCCACAATTAGCCCTTTTTCCGATAAGTTAATGATGTTTCATGCAGCATTATTAGTAAATGCAGCCCTTTCGTATTATGGAGCAGCCATTGGTTCTAGTTTAAGAACAGATATTATTCTTAATTACAAAAGTGTATTTAACCACGCCATGCAGGCAGGGGCATTTTGCTATAAACTATTGGTCAAGTATGGGTGGATGGAGAAGCAGCCAGAAGCAATTGATCGAAAGGGATTAGCGGGGAAATAG
- a CDS encoding ABC transporter permease, whose product MEVATVIRKPINRALGKINGIKQLKVGLILLGVLILIAVFAPLIATHNPYALDSEIISPPSKENYLGTDGLGRDVFSMIIYGARTSMLIGVVAALISAIIGVVLGGLGGFYGGKLDRVLNELNNVFMMMPTFFLILIIVALFGSSLVNVMLVIGLTTWVGNARLMRAQAMSLRERTFIKSAYAIGEKRWKILWKHIIPNGIFPIIANTTMNISGAILTESSLSFLGLGDPNVISWGQIIFNGKSDLTTGWWVSTFSGLMVVITVLAFYLVGDGLNRVLSPKLNDTN is encoded by the coding sequence GTGGAAGTTGCTACGGTCATTCGTAAACCGATAAATAGAGCTTTAGGAAAAATAAATGGAATTAAACAATTGAAGGTTGGGTTAATTTTATTAGGCGTACTAATTTTGATTGCTGTCTTTGCACCTTTAATAGCGACGCATAATCCGTATGCCCTTGATAGTGAGATAATTTCACCTCCAAGTAAGGAAAATTATCTAGGAACGGATGGATTAGGACGGGATGTATTTAGCATGATTATATATGGTGCACGTACCTCCATGCTAATTGGTGTAGTAGCGGCACTTATATCCGCAATAATTGGTGTAGTCCTTGGCGGTCTAGGTGGCTTCTATGGCGGAAAACTAGATCGTGTACTTAATGAATTAAATAATGTATTTATGATGATGCCAACTTTTTTTCTAATCTTAATTATTGTTGCGCTGTTTGGAAGCAGTTTAGTAAATGTCATGCTTGTTATTGGATTAACTACTTGGGTTGGAAATGCCAGACTGATGAGGGCTCAAGCAATGTCATTAAGGGAGAGGACCTTTATAAAAAGTGCTTATGCAATTGGGGAAAAACGGTGGAAAATATTATGGAAGCATATCATACCAAATGGAATTTTCCCTATTATCGCTAATACGACGATGAATATTTCTGGGGCAATTCTTACTGAATCAAGTTTAAGCTTTCTTGGACTTGGAGATCCAAACGTGATTAGTTGGGGACAAATTATATTTAATGGAAAGTCAGATTTAACAACTGGTTGGTGGGTTTCTACATTCTCAGGTCTAATGGTTGTTATCACAGTGCTTGCATTTTATTTGGTTGGTGATGGACTTAATAGAGTGTTGAGTCCGAAATTAAATGATACAAACTAG
- a CDS encoding DUF4181 domain-containing protein, with product MGVEDNVGLKLLIILIVFLGASLLFDLVLTKILKLERRKFFSYNHINKVHVRIDWSIRIAFMFILMAAFIINYSYNLWYLQPYYVLLLFIIVSVVVRAIIELKYLKNRREALFTVLQLGFWLLLFSGAFWILSTGWFG from the coding sequence ATGGGAGTAGAAGATAATGTGGGGTTGAAATTACTAATTATATTAATTGTTTTTCTTGGAGCTAGTTTATTATTTGATTTAGTTCTTACAAAAATACTGAAATTAGAAAGAAGAAAATTTTTTTCTTATAATCATATAAATAAAGTGCATGTACGAATCGATTGGAGTATTAGAATTGCTTTTATGTTTATCTTAATGGCAGCGTTCATAATAAATTATTCCTATAATTTGTGGTATTTGCAGCCTTATTATGTATTGCTTCTCTTCATTATTGTATCAGTAGTTGTACGTGCAATTATAGAATTGAAGTATTTGAAAAATCGCCGGGAGGCTCTATTTACTGTTCTTCAGCTAGGATTTTGGCTACTTTTGTTTAGTGGGGCTTTTTGGATTTTATCAACGGGATGGTTTGGATAA